The following proteins come from a genomic window of Leptolyngbya iicbica LK:
- the bchI gene encoding magnesium chelatase ATPase subunit I codes for MIATAERSTTPRRIVFPFTAVIGQEDMKLALILNVIDPRIGGVMIMGDRGTGKSTTIRALADLLPEIEVVADDPFSRAPSDPDIQRERGTDTLPTSAKKVPMIDLPLGATEDRVCGTIDIEKALSEGVKAFEPGLLAKANRGILYVDEVNLLDDHLVDVLLDSAASGWNTVEREGISIRHPAQFVLVGSGNPEEGELRPQLLDRFGMHAEIRTVRDPELRVQIVEQRSDFDQDPQSYLEKFAEPQTALQKRITDAQARLAEVTIEHDFRIKISQVCSELDVDGLRGDIVTNRAAKALAAYEGRTEVTLDDIRTVIVMCLRHRLRKDPLESIDSGYKVEKVFSQVFGVALEDEDAATNGRQPVGAR; via the coding sequence GTGATTGCGACTGCTGAACGTTCGACCACTCCGCGCCGCATTGTCTTCCCCTTTACCGCTGTAATCGGTCAGGAAGATATGAAACTGGCCCTGATTTTGAATGTGATTGATCCGCGAATTGGCGGCGTCATGATCATGGGCGATCGCGGCACCGGCAAATCAACCACGATTCGCGCCTTGGCTGACCTATTGCCCGAAATCGAAGTCGTGGCGGACGATCCCTTTAGCCGCGCGCCGAGCGATCCCGATATTCAACGTGAGCGCGGCACCGACACGCTGCCCACCTCAGCCAAGAAAGTGCCGATGATCGACTTGCCACTGGGCGCGACCGAAGACCGCGTCTGTGGCACCATCGACATCGAAAAAGCCTTGTCTGAAGGGGTCAAAGCCTTTGAACCGGGTCTCCTCGCGAAAGCCAATCGCGGCATTTTGTACGTGGATGAGGTGAACCTGCTGGACGACCACCTGGTTGACGTGCTGCTGGATTCAGCGGCTTCGGGCTGGAATACCGTTGAGCGGGAAGGGATTTCCATTCGCCACCCGGCCCAGTTCGTTTTGGTGGGGTCCGGCAACCCTGAAGAAGGTGAGTTGCGGCCCCAGTTGTTAGACCGCTTTGGTATGCACGCTGAGATTCGAACGGTGCGTGACCCAGAATTGCGGGTGCAGATTGTGGAACAGCGATCGGACTTTGACCAAGATCCCCAGAGCTATTTAGAAAAGTTTGCTGAGCCCCAAACCGCCTTGCAAAAGCGCATTACCGATGCCCAAGCACGGTTGGCCGAGGTCACCATTGAGCACGACTTCCGCATCAAGATTTCTCAAGTTTGCTCGGAGTTAGATGTAGATGGCCTGCGCGGCGACATTGTGACGAATCGCGCGGCGAAAGCGCTAGCCGCTTACGAAGGGCGCACCGAAGTGACTCTGGATGACATTCGCACCGTGATCGTGATGTGCTTGCGGCACCGCTTGCGGAAAGATCCGCTGGAGTCCATTGATTCTGGTTACAAGGTTGAGAAGGTCTTTAGTCAGGTCTTTGGTGTGGCGCTTGAAGACGAAGATGCGGCGACCAATGGGCGACAGCCAGTCGGGGCGCGCTAG
- the ruvC gene encoding crossover junction endodeoxyribonuclease RuvC, translated as MGQRILGLDPGLAILGFGVIDGGDTTATAAGAAVVDFGIVETPANTPVGDRLCTLHDDLHSLIQQFQPDLVALEKLFFYRMGNTILVAQARGVVMLVLAQHRLTPVEFTPAQIKQALTGYGNADKSMVQESVMRELGLPKIPKPDDAADGLAVALTAWFQR; from the coding sequence GTGGGCCAGCGGATTCTGGGGCTTGACCCAGGTCTGGCGATTTTGGGTTTTGGCGTCATTGACGGGGGCGATACTACGGCCACTGCAGCGGGCGCTGCGGTGGTCGATTTTGGCATTGTTGAAACCCCAGCGAATACTCCGGTCGGCGATCGCCTCTGCACCCTCCATGACGATTTGCACAGCTTGATTCAACAATTTCAGCCGGACTTGGTCGCGTTAGAAAAGCTGTTTTTTTATCGCATGGGTAACACCATTTTGGTGGCTCAAGCGCGGGGAGTCGTGATGTTGGTGCTTGCCCAGCATCGCCTCACGCCAGTGGAATTTACCCCAGCTCAAATCAAGCAGGCGCTGACGGGCTATGGCAACGCCGACAAAAGCATGGTGCAAGAATCGGTGATGCGCGAATTGGGGTTGCCCAAAATTCCGAAACCTGACGATGCCGCCGATGGCTTAGCTGTGGCCCTGACGGCCTGGTTTCAGCGATAA
- a CDS encoding NAD(P)H dehydrogenase subunit NdhS, whose translation MLFPGAAVRVVNLDDTYYGFQGQVQRVSDGKVAVLFEGGNWDKLVTFNATELEALDKRRGKK comes from the coding sequence ATGCTTTTTCCTGGTGCGGCGGTTCGTGTCGTGAATCTGGACGACACTTACTACGGATTCCAAGGTCAAGTGCAGCGCGTTTCGGATGGCAAAGTAGCCGTACTCTTTGAAGGGGGCAACTGGGACAAGCTCGTAACGTTTAATGCGACTGAGTTAGAAGCTTTGGACAAGCGGCGGGGCAAAAAGTAA
- a CDS encoding HAS-barrel domain-containing protein: protein MRLPLPQLATQSRQPGHIAEVIETSTTEFLAQCLEPDSLDFAQMPPFGSWVRAADEDSGNQIYGVVYHATTSPLDSVHRATALGLSLAELREQQPQIFAMLKTEFRVAIVGFCPAGDNIIYQHLPPRPPQVHQAVYRCQPEEVVTFTEQLDFLRTLMDTRSAPIDGLIAAVIREVYQLRKLDRDWLVQAGRILNVQLKDDYDRLRIILSQIHP, encoded by the coding sequence ATGCGATTGCCTTTACCGCAGCTAGCCACCCAGTCACGGCAACCCGGTCACATTGCCGAAGTGATTGAGACCTCGACGACGGAGTTTTTGGCTCAGTGCCTAGAACCGGATTCCTTAGACTTTGCGCAGATGCCGCCCTTTGGCAGTTGGGTCAGGGCCGCTGATGAAGACTCTGGCAACCAGATTTATGGTGTGGTGTACCACGCAACGACGAGCCCGTTAGATTCGGTGCATCGGGCCACGGCGTTGGGGCTCTCTCTGGCAGAACTCCGGGAACAGCAGCCGCAGATCTTTGCCATGCTGAAAACCGAATTTCGGGTAGCGATCGTGGGGTTTTGCCCTGCTGGCGACAATATCATCTATCAACATTTGCCACCGCGTCCCCCGCAGGTACACCAGGCGGTTTACCGTTGCCAGCCCGAAGAGGTGGTCACCTTTACCGAGCAGCTCGATTTTTTGCGGACGCTGATGGATACGCGCAGCGCGCCAATCGATGGCCTGATTGCTGCTGTGATTCGTGAAGTCTATCAATTGCGTAAGCTCGATCGCGATTGGCTGGTACAGGCTGGCCGCATTCTCAACGTGCAACTCAAGGACGATTACGATCGCCTGCGCATCATCCTCTCGCAAATTCATCCTTAA